From Pseudomonas sp. stari2, a single genomic window includes:
- a CDS encoding SurA N-terminal domain-containing protein has protein sequence MKLISVLWLLACWLPMTFANPEPVAARVNGEVISEFRLERFFVEYLEDRGRAVASIRSPKAYKQLRQAALDTLIDMELLWQEAQKRGLKIDDQAVQQQVEQIRIAIGGNDNFMRRLQDAGFDQASFTEYTRRELAAQQMFAALIRANILQARHLLVRVPPGADAATDAAARLRLMQMRASVVEGATFASDAVRSPFGWHLIYLQNHLEAADVPQMQGLATVRVQRARQQQAQARRQVLAQLRAQNRIERIDDD, from the coding sequence ATGAAGCTCATAAGCGTGTTGTGGCTGCTGGCATGCTGGTTGCCGATGACGTTCGCCAATCCGGAACCGGTGGCGGCGCGGGTCAACGGTGAGGTGATTTCCGAGTTTCGCCTGGAGCGGTTTTTCGTTGAATACCTGGAAGACCGGGGCCGCGCCGTCGCGAGCATCCGTAGTCCCAAGGCCTATAAACAGCTGCGTCAGGCCGCGCTGGACACGCTGATCGACATGGAACTGTTGTGGCAGGAGGCGCAAAAACGTGGCCTGAAAATCGATGACCAGGCTGTGCAGCAACAGGTCGAGCAGATCCGCATCGCCATCGGCGGTAATGACAATTTCATGCGGCGCTTGCAGGATGCGGGGTTCGACCAAGCCTCGTTCACCGAGTACACCCGACGTGAACTGGCGGCGCAACAGATGTTCGCCGCGTTGATCCGCGCCAACATCTTGCAGGCTCGGCATCTGTTGGTTCGCGTGCCCCCGGGTGCCGATGCCGCCACAGACGCGGCGGCGCGTCTACGCTTGATGCAGATGCGTGCCTCCGTGGTCGAGGGGGCAACGTTCGCCAGCGATGCCGTTCGCTCCCCATTCGGCTGGCATTTGATTTATTTGCAGAACCACTTGGAGGCAGCCGATGTCCCACAGATGCAGGGGCTTGCAACAGTCCGGGTACAGCGTGCCCGACAGCAACAGGCCCAGGCTCGTCGCCAGGTGCTCGCGCAATTGCGGGCGCAGAACAGGATCGAACGAATTGACGACGATTGA
- a CDS encoding response regulator — translation MVNKVLVVEDELLLAQNLQDYLSAQGLDVRIAHDGADGIGQAETFAPDVLVFDYRLPDMEGFEVLDAVRQNRTCHFVLITGHPTAEVCERARQLGVSHILFKPFPLAELARAVCDLLGIQREAKPGASPSEGFVERRQSRTESFPLQLYDGSWVLADRRRNRSEAMAPDDDQMLTGE, via the coding sequence TTGGTTAACAAAGTACTGGTTGTCGAAGACGAACTGCTGCTTGCGCAGAACCTTCAGGATTATCTGTCGGCGCAAGGGCTGGACGTCCGGATTGCACATGACGGCGCAGACGGAATCGGCCAGGCCGAGACCTTCGCTCCCGACGTGCTGGTGTTCGATTACCGCTTGCCCGATATGGAAGGCTTTGAGGTGCTCGACGCAGTCCGCCAGAACAGGACGTGTCATTTCGTGCTGATAACGGGTCACCCGACCGCTGAAGTCTGTGAGCGGGCGCGGCAACTGGGGGTCAGTCACATCCTGTTCAAACCGTTTCCTTTGGCGGAACTGGCCCGAGCTGTCTGCGACCTTCTGGGGATCCAGCGCGAAGCGAAACCCGGTGCGAGCCCATCCGAAGGCTTCGTCGAACGACGCCAGAGCAGGACCGAGAGCTTCCCGTTGCAGTTGTACGATGGCAGTTGGGTGCTGGCGGACCGCCGACGAAACCGGTCGGAGGCCATGGCACCGGACGACGATCAAATGCTCACCGGGGAGTAA
- a CDS encoding GspE/PulE family protein: MDRLSVVVEALQPACAPTRFSSEQLAQARARASTSGERVLDALAVLCELAPMPFIASLGATLHYPVLDTDTLFQATPVFDRVTLAQCLKREFILLRHNDEVIGVFADPFDTSRLAWIDECLHGAPLYLVHADDLKAYLARHEESFHAVESLNAQADAGSEVDTLQSLSLTSISEDSSVVVKLVNSTLYDALKMHASDIHLGTTGNGLVIKYRIDGVLNNIGKIQGSEFAEQVISRVKVMAELDIGEKRVPQDGRFKIGISGRQIDFRVSIMPSIFGEDAVLRVLDKQDLADKVCGVQLQALGFEDETLRQLRRLAAEPYGMVLVTGPTGSGKTTTLYAMITEINHGVDKIITIEDPVEYQLPGVLQIPVNEKKGLTFARGLRSILRHDPDKIMVGEIRDPDTAQIAVQSALTGHLVFTTIHANNVFDVIGRFTQMEIDPYSLVSALNAILAQRLIRLVCSSCSAPATPNDEELRASGLDPHKVGHYHFVHGKGCGHCRGSGYRGRTAIAELLHLDDELRQMIVERQPITQIKALACARGLRLLRESALELVEHGRTTLEEINRVTFIA, translated from the coding sequence ATGGATCGTCTGTCCGTTGTCGTCGAAGCGTTGCAGCCTGCGTGTGCCCCGACACGCTTCTCCAGTGAGCAACTGGCCCAGGCCCGGGCGCGGGCCAGCACTTCCGGGGAACGAGTTCTCGATGCACTGGCCGTGCTCTGCGAACTGGCGCCGATGCCGTTCATTGCCAGCCTCGGCGCCACCCTGCATTACCCGGTGCTCGACACCGACACCCTGTTCCAGGCGACGCCGGTGTTCGATCGGGTCACCCTCGCGCAATGCCTCAAACGTGAATTCATCCTGCTGCGCCACAACGACGAAGTCATCGGCGTGTTCGCCGACCCCTTCGACACGTCGCGCCTGGCCTGGATCGACGAATGCCTGCACGGCGCGCCGCTGTACCTGGTGCACGCCGACGACCTCAAGGCCTATCTGGCCCGCCATGAAGAAAGCTTCCACGCGGTTGAATCGCTCAACGCCCAGGCCGACGCCGGCAGTGAGGTCGACACCCTGCAAAGCCTGTCGCTGACCAGCATCAGCGAAGACTCGAGCGTGGTGGTGAAACTGGTCAACTCGACCCTCTACGACGCGCTGAAAATGCATGCCAGCGATATCCATCTCGGTACCACCGGCAACGGTCTGGTGATCAAGTACCGGATCGACGGCGTGCTGAACAACATCGGCAAGATCCAGGGCAGCGAGTTCGCCGAGCAGGTGATCTCGCGGGTCAAGGTCATGGCCGAACTGGACATCGGCGAAAAGCGCGTTCCCCAGGACGGTCGCTTCAAGATCGGCATCAGCGGCCGGCAGATCGACTTTCGGGTGTCGATCATGCCGAGCATCTTCGGTGAAGATGCGGTGCTGCGGGTGCTCGACAAACAGGACCTGGCCGACAAGGTCTGCGGCGTACAACTTCAGGCGCTGGGCTTTGAAGACGAAACCCTGCGCCAGCTGCGGCGTCTGGCTGCCGAACCCTACGGCATGGTGTTGGTGACCGGACCCACCGGTAGCGGCAAGACCACCACGCTGTACGCGATGATCACCGAGATCAACCACGGTGTGGACAAGATCATCACCATCGAAGACCCGGTGGAATATCAGTTGCCCGGCGTGCTGCAAATCCCGGTCAACGAGAAAAAAGGCCTGACCTTTGCCCGTGGCCTGCGCTCGATCCTGCGGCACGACCCGGACAAGATCATGGTCGGCGAGATCCGCGACCCCGACACTGCACAGATCGCCGTGCAATCGGCGCTCACCGGGCACTTGGTGTTCACGACGATCCACGCCAACAACGTGTTCGACGTGATCGGCCGCTTCACCCAGATGGAAATCGACCCCTACAGCCTGGTCTCGGCGCTCAACGCGATTCTTGCCCAGCGTCTGATCCGTCTGGTGTGCAGCAGTTGCAGCGCACCGGCCACCCCGAACGATGAAGAGCTGCGCGCTTCCGGCCTCGATCCGCACAAGGTCGGCCATTACCACTTCGTCCACGGCAAGGGCTGCGGCCACTGCCGGGGCAGCGGCTATCGCGGGCGCACGGCGATTGCCGAACTGCTGCACCTGGACGACGAACTGCGGCAAATGATCGTCGAGCGCCAACCCATCACCCAGATCAAAGCCCTGGCCTGCGCCCGCGGTTTGCGCCTGTTGCGCGAATCGGCGCTGGAGCTGGTGGAGCACGGTCGGACCACGCTGGAGGAGATCAATCGTGTCACTTTTATCGCGTGA
- a CDS encoding PilN domain-containing protein: MRALNLDFQPRPRSGPLGWSLFGGGVFLALVCFGVQQHLGDQAEQQQGHLQHTQRQLTGDSGAKTTLSPAETREQAQNLAEMRKVSQQLRRPWERLFAMLEAMPRDDIALLTLTPDARKGQVRISAEARDLQAMLDFHKRLEASDELSDVSLLSHEIVVKSPEQPVQFNLSATWEMGDANP; this comes from the coding sequence ATGCGTGCCTTGAACCTCGACTTCCAGCCTCGTCCGCGTTCCGGCCCGTTGGGCTGGAGCCTGTTCGGCGGCGGCGTATTCCTTGCGCTGGTGTGCTTCGGCGTGCAGCAGCACCTCGGCGACCAGGCCGAACAGCAGCAAGGTCACTTGCAGCACACCCAGCGCCAACTCACCGGCGACAGCGGCGCCAAAACAACCTTGAGCCCGGCGGAAACCCGCGAGCAGGCGCAGAACCTCGCCGAAATGCGCAAGGTCTCGCAGCAACTGCGCCGCCCCTGGGAACGCCTGTTCGCCATGCTCGAAGCCATGCCGCGTGACGACATCGCCTTGCTGACCCTGACCCCGGATGCCCGCAAGGGCCAAGTGCGAATCAGCGCCGAAGCGCGGGATCTGCAGGCGATGCTGGATTTCCACAAACGGCTGGAGGCCAGCGACGAGCTGTCCGACGTGTCGCTGCTGAGTCACGAAATCGTCGTCAAATCGCCGGAGCAACCGGTGCAATTCAACCTGTCGGCAACCTGGGAGATGGGCGATGCGAATCCCTAG
- a CDS encoding GspMb/PilO family protein yields MRIPRLIVHEYLQGLGVPGLAGLALLLATLIWALVGLLPGWQSLQQLSQQTQEATEYLAKVEDGSIAPPVVPQRQLDDFRNKLPAQPQATVAIDRIYALAAQEHITLARGEYALGVDPKTHLARYQILLPVRGSYPQLRRFLHALLGQLPAVVVEDVEFQRKKIADTDLNGRIRMTLYLSRS; encoded by the coding sequence ATGCGAATCCCTAGACTGATCGTCCACGAATACCTGCAAGGCCTTGGCGTTCCGGGTCTGGCCGGGCTGGCGTTGCTGCTGGCGACGTTGATCTGGGCACTGGTCGGCTTGCTGCCGGGCTGGCAATCGCTGCAACAGCTCAGCCAGCAGACCCAGGAGGCCACCGAGTACCTGGCCAAGGTCGAGGACGGCAGCATCGCGCCGCCAGTGGTGCCGCAACGTCAGCTCGATGATTTTCGCAACAAGCTGCCGGCCCAACCGCAAGCGACCGTCGCCATCGACCGCATCTACGCCCTGGCCGCGCAGGAACACATCACCCTGGCGCGTGGCGAATACGCCCTCGGCGTCGATCCCAAGACCCATCTGGCGCGCTACCAGATCCTGTTGCCGGTGCGCGGCAGCTACCCGCAACTGCGCCGCTTCCTGCACGCCTTGCTCGGCCAGTTGCCGGCGGTGGTGGTGGAAGACGTCGAGTTTCAACGCAAGAAGATCGCTGACACCGACCTCAACGGCCGGATCCGTATGACCCTTTACCTGTCGAGGTCGTGA
- a CDS encoding secretin N-terminal domain-containing protein — protein sequence MNRSRLLMSLGLCAGLAACSSAQVANKEAADLIDQGQYEAGLARIQEGLRENPRDTELHLLLNSGRAKAITALLTSGDTDRARRDFTNARLAYNRVLTIEPNNRRAQDALRQLDYLRSMDEKLELARGDLRRGDIYGADRQVKQILELDPKNDGALELQGNIRLVQSRNVIQYPQLRTRLDRPVTLEFRDANLKTIFEVLSQVAGLNFIFDKDLRPDMKATIFVRDVRIEDAVQLLLQQNQLHQKVVNENTLLIYPDSPQKLKDYQELVMRTFYLTSIDANTALNMIKTMLKTRDVFVDERLNTLTMRDTEDAIRMAEKLLQSQDQSNPEVVLEVEVMEVATQRILDLGLQWPSTFGVVNGDGSAVTLLGQLKGINSDRISITPSPQAKINAQDNDINTLASPVIRVSNREQARIHIGQRVPIISATSVPSTQGPVITESVTYLDVGLKLEVTPTVHLNNEVAIKIALEVSNATPLEPTRQGTIPVQVDTRNAQTALRLHDGETQILAGLVRNDHGATGNKIPGLGDIPGLGRLFGSNKDTIGKSELVLSITPRIVRNLPYQSPSDMEFPTGTETSMHIQAPDRSQNYVMPTPAAQPRAIGDAAVATTRVTVEKP from the coding sequence ATGAACAGATCCCGTTTGCTGATGAGCCTTGGCCTGTGCGCCGGGCTGGCCGCGTGCAGTTCCGCGCAGGTCGCCAACAAGGAAGCCGCCGACCTGATCGATCAGGGGCAGTACGAGGCGGGTCTGGCCCGGATCCAGGAAGGCCTGCGGGAAAATCCACGGGATACCGAGCTGCACCTGCTGCTCAACAGCGGCCGGGCCAAGGCGATCACCGCGCTGCTGACTTCCGGCGACACCGACCGCGCCCGCCGTGACTTCACCAACGCACGCCTGGCTTACAACAGGGTGCTGACCATCGAACCGAACAACCGCCGCGCCCAGGATGCCCTGCGTCAACTCGACTACCTGCGCAGCATGGATGAGAAGCTCGAACTGGCCCGTGGCGACCTGCGTCGGGGCGACATCTACGGCGCCGACCGCCAGGTCAAACAGATCCTCGAACTCGACCCTAAAAACGACGGTGCGCTGGAGCTGCAAGGCAACATCCGCCTGGTGCAGAGCCGCAATGTGATCCAGTACCCGCAACTGCGCACCCGGCTCGACCGCCCGGTGACCCTGGAATTTCGCGACGCCAACCTCAAGACCATTTTTGAAGTGCTGTCGCAGGTCGCCGGTTTGAACTTCATCTTCGACAAGGACCTGCGTCCGGACATGAAAGCCACGATCTTCGTGCGTGACGTGCGCATCGAAGACGCCGTGCAACTGTTGCTGCAACAGAACCAGTTGCACCAGAAAGTGGTGAACGAAAACACCCTGCTGATCTACCCGGATTCGCCGCAGAAGCTCAAGGATTATCAAGAGCTGGTGATGCGCACCTTCTACCTGACCAGCATCGACGCCAACACCGCGCTGAACATGATCAAGACCATGCTCAAGACCCGCGACGTGTTCGTCGACGAACGCCTGAACACCCTGACCATGCGCGACACCGAAGACGCGATCCGCATGGCCGAGAAACTCCTGCAATCCCAGGATCAGTCCAACCCGGAAGTGGTGCTGGAAGTGGAAGTGATGGAAGTCGCCACCCAGCGCATTCTCGACCTGGGTCTGCAATGGCCGAGCACTTTCGGCGTGGTCAACGGCGACGGTTCGGCAGTGACCTTGCTGGGACAACTCAAGGGCATCAATTCCGACCGGATCTCGATCACGCCCTCGCCGCAGGCCAAGATCAACGCACAGGACAACGACATCAACACCCTCGCCAGCCCGGTGATCCGCGTCAGCAACCGCGAGCAGGCGCGCATTCATATCGGTCAGCGCGTGCCGATCATCAGTGCCACGTCGGTGCCGTCCACTCAGGGGCCGGTGATCACCGAAAGCGTCACGTATCTGGACGTCGGTCTGAAGCTTGAAGTGACCCCGACCGTGCACCTGAACAACGAAGTGGCGATCAAGATTGCGCTGGAAGTGAGCAACGCCACACCGCTGGAGCCGACCCGCCAGGGGACGATCCCGGTCCAGGTCGACACCCGCAACGCCCAGACTGCGCTGCGCCTGCATGACGGTGAAACCCAGATCCTCGCCGGTCTGGTGCGCAACGACCATGGCGCCACCGGCAACAAGATTCCGGGTCTCGGCGACATTCCGGGTCTGGGCCGGTTGTTCGGCAGCAACAAGGACACCATCGGCAAGTCGGAACTGGTGCTGTCGATCACGCCACGAATCGTGCGCAACCTGCCGTACCAGAGCCCGTCGGACATGGAGTTCCCCACCGGCACCGAAACCAGCATGCACATTCAGGCGCCGGATCGTTCGCAGAACTACGTGATGCCAACCCCGGCCGCCCAGCCTCGCGCCATTGGCGATGCCGCCGTGGCAACTACCCGTGTCACCGTCGAGAAGCCTTGA
- a CDS encoding type II secretion system protein, translated as MNASQRGFTLIEVVVTLALIGLLAGMAAPLTETLVRRGKEQELRTALYQIRDGIDAYKRAFDAGYIEKSLNSSGYPPNLKVLVEGVRDVRSAKGAKFYFLRRIPRDPLVPAKRDDNGGWGLRAYDSSAQNPRDGEDVFDVYSHAKGRGLNGIAYREW; from the coding sequence ATGAACGCCTCCCAGCGCGGTTTTACCTTGATTGAAGTCGTGGTGACGCTGGCCCTGATCGGCCTGCTGGCCGGCATGGCCGCGCCGCTGACCGAGACCCTGGTGCGGCGTGGCAAGGAGCAGGAACTGCGCACCGCGCTGTATCAGATCCGCGATGGCATCGACGCCTACAAGCGTGCCTTCGATGCCGGCTACATCGAGAAATCCCTGAACAGCAGCGGCTATCCGCCGAACCTCAAGGTGCTGGTCGAAGGCGTGCGCGACGTGCGCAGTGCCAAGGGGGCGAAGTTCTATTTTCTGCGCCGGATACCGCGGGATCCGCTGGTGCCGGCCAAGCGTGACGACAACGGCGGTTGGGGCCTGCGGGCCTACGATAGTTCGGCCCAGAACCCGCGCGATGGCGAAGACGTGTTCGACGTCTACTCCCACGCCAAGGGCCGTGGCCTCAACGGCATCGCTTATCGCGAGTGGTGA
- a CDS encoding type II secretion system protein, producing the protein MRREKGFTLLELMVVMAIIATLMTIALPRYFNSLEASKETTLHQSLSAMREALDHYYGDTGRYPDSLEQLVELRYLRNTPLDPITERNDQWVLVAPPEGVAGGVADIKSGATGRARDGSQYSEW; encoded by the coding sequence ATGCGCCGGGAAAAGGGTTTTACCTTGCTCGAACTGATGGTGGTGATGGCGATCATCGCGACCCTGATGACCATTGCCTTGCCGCGTTATTTCAACAGTCTCGAAGCCTCCAAAGAGACCACGTTGCACCAGAGTCTGTCGGCCATGCGCGAGGCACTGGATCACTACTACGGCGATACCGGGCGCTATCCCGATTCTCTCGAACAACTGGTGGAACTGCGTTACCTGCGCAACACGCCACTGGACCCGATCACCGAACGCAATGACCAGTGGGTGCTGGTCGCACCACCGGAAGGTGTGGCGGGCGGCGTGGCCGACATCAAGAGCGGTGCTACCGGGAGGGCGCGCGATGGCAGTCAGTATTCCGAGTGGTAA
- a CDS encoding type II secretion system protein, giving the protein MAVSIPSGKRVEQGGFTYLGVLFLIVIMGMGLASAGELWSTVSRRDREKQLLWVGTQYAQALRSYYRSSPGLAQYPKELADLLQDERFPEPRHHLRQLYPDPIGGGEWALQRGFDGRITGINSPSTEVPLKQADFPSQWSDFEGMQRYSDWQFVAEKAFLDGTGPGNGTPVKGQSALPQALQP; this is encoded by the coding sequence ATGGCAGTCAGTATTCCGAGTGGTAAGCGCGTGGAGCAGGGCGGGTTCACCTACCTGGGCGTGCTGTTCCTGATCGTGATCATGGGCATGGGTCTGGCCAGTGCCGGCGAGTTGTGGTCGACGGTGTCGCGCCGCGATCGCGAGAAGCAACTGCTGTGGGTCGGCACTCAATACGCCCAGGCGCTGCGCAGCTATTACCGCAGTTCGCCGGGGCTGGCGCAGTACCCGAAAGAGTTGGCTGACCTGCTGCAGGATGAACGTTTTCCGGAGCCCCGGCATCACCTGCGCCAGCTCTATCCGGACCCGATTGGCGGCGGCGAATGGGCGTTGCAACGCGGCTTTGACGGACGCATCACCGGGATCAACAGCCCGTCGACCGAGGTGCCGTTGAAGCAGGCGGACTTCCCGTCGCAATGGTCGGATTTCGAAGGCATGCAGCGTTATTCGGATTGGCAGTTCGTCGCCGAAAAGGCCTTCCTCGATGGTACCGGCCCTGGCAACGGAACCCCGGTCAAAGGCCAGTCGGCCCTGCCGCAGGCGTTGCAGCCATGA
- the csgE gene encoding curli production assembly/transport protein CsgE: MSRQWWCALILSVVACCISASEEDEMMGFIVDDTISHIGHDFYYSFSERLRDTSRMDFNLVVRERPDARWGSLVTVEYQQRLVYRRFLPPNTVELKDEAYEAADSVRLEVVRRKLEALLQDTTDLEKDEL; encoded by the coding sequence ATGAGCCGCCAGTGGTGGTGTGCGTTGATCTTGTCGGTGGTGGCCTGCTGTATCAGTGCCAGCGAGGAAGACGAAATGATGGGCTTCATCGTCGACGACACGATCTCGCACATCGGCCACGACTTTTACTACTCGTTCAGCGAACGCCTGCGCGACACCAGCCGCATGGATTTCAACCTGGTGGTGCGCGAGCGCCCCGACGCGCGCTGGGGCAGCCTGGTGACCGTCGAATATCAGCAACGCCTGGTGTATCGGCGCTTCCTGCCGCCGAACACCGTGGAACTGAAGGACGAGGCCTATGAGGCCGCCGACTCGGTTCGCCTGGAGGTCGTCCGGCGCAAGCTGGAAGCCCTGTTGCAGGACACCACCGACCTTGAGAAGGACGAACTATGA
- a CDS encoding curli assembly protein CsgF, which yields MNTTTFSRRHGLWIPGLLIGLVGAAAVQATELVYTPVNPSFGGNPLNGTWLLNNAQAQNDHDDPDLKKRSTVAGTSALERFTSQLQSRLLGQLLDNISTGNTGSLSTDAFIVNVVDDSGALTIEVTDRASGEVSEIQVNGLNP from the coding sequence ATGAACACGACAACGTTCTCACGGCGCCACGGATTGTGGATCCCGGGTTTATTGATCGGGCTCGTCGGCGCCGCTGCTGTCCAGGCCACCGAACTGGTCTACACGCCGGTCAACCCGTCGTTCGGCGGCAACCCGCTCAACGGCACCTGGCTGCTCAACAACGCCCAGGCGCAAAACGACCACGACGATCCGGATCTCAAGAAGCGCTCGACGGTGGCCGGCACCTCGGCACTCGAACGTTTCACCAGTCAATTGCAGTCGCGGTTGCTGGGGCAACTGCTGGACAACATCTCCACGGGCAACACGGGGAGCCTGTCTACCGACGCTTTTATCGTCAACGTCGTTGATGACTCGGGGGCACTCACGATTGAAGTGACCGACCGAGCGAGTGGCGAAGTTTCCGAAATTCAGGTGAACGGCCTCAATCCATGA
- a CDS encoding CsgG/HfaB family protein, producing the protein MKKIIALGLMLAALQGCSLREPMPAEQDTETPTLTPRASTYYDLLKMPRPKGRLMAVVYGFRDQTGQYKPTPASSFSTSVTQGAASMLMDAMQASGWFVVLEREGLQNLLTERKIIRASQKKPNTPVNIQGELPPLQAANMMLEGGIIAYDTNVRSGGEGARYLGIDLTREYRVDQVTVNLRAVDVRSGQVLANVMTSKTIYSVARSAGVFKFIEFKKLLEAEAGYTTNEPAQLCVLSAIEAAVGHLLAQGIERRLWQVAGDNSSPAGDETLNRYLTQNKVDPEAE; encoded by the coding sequence ATGAAAAAAATAATAGCGCTAGGGCTGATGTTGGCAGCATTACAAGGGTGCAGTCTGCGCGAGCCGATGCCGGCCGAGCAGGACACCGAGACCCCGACCCTGACCCCCAGGGCCTCGACTTATTACGACTTGCTGAAAATGCCGCGACCCAAGGGCCGGCTGATGGCGGTGGTGTACGGCTTCCGTGACCAGACCGGACAGTACAAACCGACGCCGGCGAGTTCGTTTTCCACCAGCGTGACCCAGGGCGCGGCGTCGATGCTGATGGACGCGATGCAGGCCAGCGGCTGGTTTGTGGTGCTCGAACGGGAAGGGCTGCAGAACCTGCTGACTGAACGCAAGATCATTCGGGCTTCGCAGAAGAAGCCGAATACGCCGGTGAACATTCAGGGTGAGCTGCCACCGTTGCAGGCGGCGAACATGATGCTCGAGGGTGGGATCATCGCTTATGACACTAACGTGCGTAGCGGTGGGGAAGGGGCGCGGTATCTGGGGATTGATTTGACCCGGGAGTATCGGGTGGATCAGGTGACTGTGAATTTGCGCGCGGTGGATGTGCGCAGCGGGCAGGTGTTGGCGAATGTGATGACCAGCAAGACGATTTATTCGGTGGCACGCAGCGCCGGGGTGTTCAAGTTTATCGAGTTCAAGAAGTTGCTCGAGGCTGAGGCGGGGTACACGACCAATGAGCCGGCTCAGCTTTGTGTGTTGTCGGCGATCGAGGCGGCGGTGGGGCATTTGCTGGCGCAGGGGATTGAGCGGCGGTTGTGGCAGGTTGCCGGGGATAATTCTTCGCCTGCGGGGGATGAGACTTTGAATCGGTATTTGACTCAGAACAAGGTGGATCCTGAGGCTGAGTGA
- a CDS encoding antitoxin, which produces MDSLISTIVSDFESEEQAASYDRWLRAKVQASIDDPRPSIPNEQVMAEMSALMEDKRRKHEAG; this is translated from the coding sequence ATGGATTCCCTGATCTCCACAATCGTTTCAGATTTCGAAAGCGAAGAGCAGGCTGCCAGCTATGACCGCTGGTTGCGTGCCAAAGTACAGGCTTCAATCGATGACCCACGACCCAGCATTCCGAATGAGCAGGTGATGGCTGAAATGTCGGCCCTGATGGAGGACAAACGAAGAAAACATGAGGCGGGGTAA
- a CDS encoding antitoxin: MQFIQTATTAIPFDPLCPVVSDLDPEEQAASYDRWFRAEVQASLDDPRPSIPHDQVMAEIHALMESMRKRADAN, encoded by the coding sequence ATGCAATTCATCCAGACAGCGACGACAGCGATACCGTTCGACCCACTGTGCCCGGTGGTTTCGGATCTTGATCCCGAGGAGCAGGCTGCGAGTTATGACCGTTGGTTTCGTGCCGAAGTACAGGCTTCTCTCGATGATCCGCGTCCGAGCATTCCGCATGACCAGGTGATGGCCGAGATACATGCCTTGATGGAATCAATGCGCAAAAGGGCTGATGCTAATTGA